Proteins found in one Sorghum bicolor cultivar BTx623 chromosome 1, Sorghum_bicolor_NCBIv3, whole genome shotgun sequence genomic segment:
- the LOC8085937 gene encoding protein NAR1 yields MSSSRFSPVLQASDLNDFIAPSQDCIISLNKNTSSSRRLQNKQKETTVSSKPPEEAVKISLKDCLACSGCITSAETVMLEKQSLGDFIDRINSDKAVIVSVSPQSRASLAAFFGLSQSQVLRKLTALLKSIGVKAVFDTSSSRDLSLIEACNEFVSRYEKNQSSSGKEAGANLPMISSACPGWICYAEKTLGSYILPYISSVKSPQQAIGAAIKHHVVEKLGLKPYDVYHVTVMPCYDKKLEAVRDDFTFSVDGKEVTEVDSVLTTGEVLDLIQSKSIDFKTLEESSLDRLLTNVDEEGHLYGVSGGSGGYAEMVFRYAAHVIYKREIEGPLDFRILRNSDFREITLEVEGKPVLKFALCYGFRNLQNIVRKIKMGKCEYHFIEVMACPSGCLNGGGQLKPVQGQSSKELIQQLESVYTQDISILDPFSNPIAKKLYDEWLGQPGSENAKKYLHTEYHPVVKSVASQLQNW; encoded by the exons AACAAACAGAAAGAAACTACAGTGAGCTCAAAACCTCCAGAGGAAGCAGTCAAGATTTCACTAAAAGACTGTCTGGCATGCag TGGTTGTATAACATCCGCAGAGACGGTTATGCTGGAGAAGCAAAGCTTGGGTGACTTCATTGATCGCATAAACTCTGATAAAGCTGTTATTGTATCTGTATCTCCCCAGTCAAGAGCATCACTAGCTGCATTCTTTGGTCTTTCTCAGTCACAG GTTCTCAGAAAACTGACTGCTTTGCTCAAGTCGATTGGTGTAAAGGCCGTTTTTGACACAAGCTCGAGTCGAGATCTATCTCTTATTGAAGCATGCAATGAATTTGTTTCACGTTATGAGAAAAATCAATCATCTAGTGGCAAAGAAGCTGGAGCCAATCTTCCAATGATTTCATCTGCATGCCCGG GATGGATATGCTATGCAGAAAAGACTCTTGGTTCATACATTCTACCTTACATCTCATCTGTAAAGAGCCCGCAACAGGCGATTGGTGCAGCCATTAAGCACCATGTGGTTGAGAAACTTGGTCTAAA GCCGTATGATGTATATCATGTCACTGTGATGCCCTGCTACGACAAGAAGCTAGAGGCCGTCCGGGATGATTTTACTTTCTCTGTAGACGGTAAAGAGGTCACAGAGGTGGATTCAGTACTGACAACTGGTGAAGTGTTAGACTTGATACAG TCCAAATCTATCGATTTCAAGACATTAGAGGAATCTTCATTGGACAGATT GTTAACAAATGTCGATGAGGAAGGCCATCTATATGGGGTTTCTGGAGGTTCTGGAGGTTATGCAGAAATGGTCTTTCGCTATGCAGCACATGTAATTTACAAGAGAGAAATAGAGGGTCCTCTTGACTTTAGAATCTTGAGAAATTCAGATTTTCGTGAAATTACATTGGAG GTGGAGGGCAAACCTGTTTTGAAGTTTGCACTTTGTTATGGATTCAGGAACCTGCAGAATATTGTTAGGAAGATTAAGATGGGAAAATGTGAATACCACTTTATTGAAGTTATGGCGTGCCCTTCAG GTTGTCTGAACGGGGGAGGTCAATTAAAGCCTGTTCAAGGCCAATCTTCCAAGGAACTTATCCAGCAATTGGAGAGTGTGTACACACAAGAT ATATCAATATTGGATCCTTTCAGTAACCCTATCGCGAAAAAACTATACGACGAATGGCTGGGGCAACCTGGTTCAGAGAATGCAAAGAAGTATCTGCACACAGAATATCACCCAGTGGTGAAAAGTGTGGCCTCACAGTTACAGAACTGGTGA
- the LOC8086251 gene encoding SRSF protein kinase 1, translated as MAEAEAAGSLSRRRMEGEEGAAAMEADAGHRGRGEAEEAEDEEVESSDYTSEDEGTEDYRRGGYHSVRVGDSFKQGTYVVQSKLGWGHFSTVWLAWDTAHSRYVALKVQKSAQHYTEAAMDEIKILKQIADGDPDDSKCVVKLLDHFKHSGPNGNHVCMVFEFLGDNLLTLIKYTDYRGIPLPMVKEICRHVLIGLDYLHRTLSIIHTDLKPENILLVSTIDPSKDPRKSGLPLVLPSARTDEPPPKVPAQSGNGGLTKNQKKKIRKKAKRAAAATSEGSSAVASADTDGSDDRGDLGTTNEGSPIQDGAKKRATRDRRGSKGAKKKMAMEADLKCKLVDFGNACWTYKQFTSDIQTRQYRCPEVILGSKYSTSADLWSFACICFELATGDVLFDPHSGDNFDRDEDHLALMMELLGMMPRKIALGGRYSRDFFNRYGDLRHIRRLRFWPLNKVLMEKYEFTEVNAIGMADFLVPILDFVPEKRPTAAQLLQHPWLDVGPLRQQPKTLPDSAQSSVDGVSEKQKKENEERDAMALELGNIAIDGASSRMANDPQASTNKTTAIPSKKSSGKVRRFAAGTTARYALHAINRKLDPGAPPALHVEAVRDGEEPVSFGPSAALADYGRGWRLQTVTAQDATGLHHPLHADTKQGDRQLSKEDAVDTETLKGTCIYAAKIVLAFVFLFLLGGLLTYLLEVIPDMLQTASALELPEFL; from the exons ATGGCGGAGGCGGAAGCGGCGGGGTCGTTGTCGAGGCGGCGGATGGAGGGCGAGGAGGGGGCGGCGGCGATGGAGGCGGATGCGGGGCACAGGGGGAGGGGcgaggcggaggaggcggaggaTGAGGAGGTCGAGAGCAGCGACTACACGTCGGAGGACGAGGGCACCGAGGACTACCGCCGTGGCGGATACCACTCCGTCCGCGTCGGAGACTCCTTCAAGCAGGGCACCTACGTTGTGCAGTCCAAGCTCGGATGGGGCCACTTCTCCACCGTCTGGCTTGCCTGGGACACAGCCCACTCC AGATATGTGGCGCTGAAGGTGCAGAAGAGCGCTCAACACTACACAGAAGCAGCCATGGATGAGATCAAGATCTTGAAGCAGATTGCTGATGGTGATCCTGACGACTCAAAATGTGTTGTTAAGCTTCTTGACCACTTCAAGCACTCGGGTCCTAATGGTAaccatgtgtgcatggtttttgagtttctcggtGATAACCTATTGACCCTGATAAAGTACACGGATTATCGTGGAATTCCCCTTCCGATGGTTAAGGAGATATGCCGCCACGTGCTCATTGGTCTTGACTACCTCCACCGTACACTTTCTATTATTCACACTGACCTTAAGCCAGAGAATATATTGCTTGTGTCTACCATTGACCCCTCTAAGGACCCTCGGAAATCAGGTTTACCCCTGGTTTTGCCTTCAGCGAGGACAGACGAGCCACCTCCAAAGGTGCCTGCACAATCAGGAAATGGTGGCCTCACCAAGAACCAGAAGAAGAAGATCCGGAAGAAAGCCAAACGTGCAGCTGCTGCAACTTCAGAAGGAAGTAGTGCTGTGGCATCTGCTGACACAGATGGATCAGATGACCGAGGAGATCTGGGTACAACAAATGAGGGTAGTCCTATTCAGGATGGAGCTAAGAAGCGGGCAACACGAGATAGACGGGGTAGCAAaggggccaagaagaagatggCAATGGAGGCTGATCTAAAATGCAAGCTGGTGGACTTTGGAAATGCATGTTGGACATACAAGCAGTTCACAAGCGACATTCAAACAAGGCAATACAGATGTCCTGAGGTTATACTTGGTTCCAAGTATTCTACATCTGCTGACCTGTGGTCCTTTGCATGCATTTGCTTTGAGCTTGCCACTGGGGATGTGCTATTTGATCCACATAGTGGCGATAATTTTGACAGAGATGAG GATCACCTTGCGCTGATGATGGAACTGCTAGGAATGATGCCTCGAAAG ATTGCATTGGGTGGTCGGTATTCACGTGACTTCttcaatcggtatggggatttgAGGCACATCCGACGCTTGCGGTTCTGGCCTCTCAACAAGGTACTGATGGAGAAGTACGAGTTCACTGAAGTAAATGCTATTGGGATGGCGGATTTTCTTGTTCCAATACTTGATTTTGTTCCTGAGAAGCGCCCTACTGCTGCTCAGTTGCTTCAGCATCCCTGGCTTGATGTTGGTCCCCTCCGACAGCAACCTAAGACACTGCCAGACTCAGCACAGAGTTCAGTTGATGGTGTTTCTGAGAAGCAAAAGAAGgagaatgaagaaagagatgcaATGGCTTTAGAGTTGGGGAACATTGCCATAGATGGCGCTTCATCCAGGATGGCAAATGACCCTCAAGCAAGCACAAATAAAACAACTGCTATCCCTTCTAAGAA GAGCTCCGGCAAGGTCCGGCGGTTCGCGGCGGGGACGACGGCCCGCTACGCGCTGCACGCCATCAACCGCAAGCTCGACCCCGGGGCCCCGCCGGCGCTGCACGTCGAGGCCGTCAGGGACGGCGAAGAGCCCGTCAGCTTCGGGCCCAGCGCGGCCCTCGCCGACTACGGCCGCGGCTGGAGGCTGCAGACCGTCACCGCGCAGGACGCGACCGGGCTCCATCACCCGCTGCACGCGGACACG AAACAGGGTGACAGACAGCTATCCAAAGAAGATGCCGTTGATACGGAGACATTAAAGGGCACTTGCATCTATGCCGCCAAGATCGTGCTCGCGTTTGTGTTTCTCTTCCTGCTAGGTGGATTGCTCACATACCTGCTGGAGGTGATCCCTGATATGCTGCAGACTGCATCGGCGCTTGAATTACCTGAATTTTTGTAG